In the genome of Quercus robur chromosome 3, dhQueRobu3.1, whole genome shotgun sequence, one region contains:
- the LOC126719048 gene encoding folate synthesis bifunctional protein, mitochondrial, with translation MNILKQLVPTKHHFSGLTKHCRALRSSYLHSSTDASVEVHSPEQEVVIALGSNVGDRLDNFNNALELMNKSGINITRHACLYETAPAYVTDQPSFLNSAVRAVTKLGPHELLGVLKQIEKDMGRSSGIRYGPRPIDLDILFYGKFKVHSDILTIPHERIWERPFVMAPLMDLLGSSADCDTVTCWHSFSLLSGGLLEFWEKMGGESLIGKEGMKRVLPIKSGLWDWSQRTSVMGILNVTPDSFSDGGKFVSVEAAVTQARLMISEGADMIDIGAQSTRPMASRISAEEELDRLMPVLEAVAGMPEAEGKLISVDTFYSEVASEAVSKGAHLVNDISAGQLDSNMLRVVAGLRVPYIAMHMRGEPHTMQNSENLQYDDVCKQIASEIYSRVKDAELSGIPAWRVIIDPGIGFSKKTEHNLDILVGLPNIRAEIARKSFGVSHAPMLIGPSRKKFLGHICSRIAADERDPATIACVTAGVLGGANIVRVHNVRDNADSVKVCDAMLKQRSTKNLS, from the exons ATGAATATTTTGAAGCAGCTTGTGCCCACCAAACATCACTTCAGTGGTTTAACCAAGCATTGTAGAG CACTGCGTTCTTCCTACCTCCATTCATCCACAGATGCCTCAGTTGAAGTTCATTCTCCAGAGCAGGAGGTAGTGATTGCTTTGGGAAGCAATGTGGGAGACAGACTAGATAATTTTAATAACGCCTTGGAGTTGATGAACAAATCAGGCATAAATATTACAAGACATGCTTGTTTGTATGAAACAGCTCCAGCATATGTGACTGATCAGCCTAGCTTTCTCAATTCTGCGGTCAGAGCCGTTACTAAACTCGGCCCACATGAATTACTGGGAGTGCTCAAGCAAATTGAAAAAGACATGGGTCGTTCCAGTGGTATAAGGTATGGTCCAAGGCCAATTGACTTGGATATATTGTTTTATGGAAAGTTCAAGGTCCACTCTGATATTCTTACCATACCCCATGAAAGAATTTGGGAGAGACCATTTGTAATGGCCCCTCTAATGGATTTATTGGGTTCATCTGCTGATTGTGATACAGTTACTTGTTGGCATTCCTTTTCACTGCTATCTGGTGGACTTCTAGAGTTTTGGGAGAAAATGGGTGGTGAATCCCTTATTGGAAAGGAAGGCATGAAAAGGGTTTTACCCATTAAAAGTGGTTTATGGGACTGGTCACAGAGAACCTCTGTCATGGGTATCCTTAATGTGACCCCAGATAGTTTTAGTGATGGAGGAAAGTTTGTCTCTGTGGAGGCTGCAGTTACTCAGGCCCGCTTGATGATTTCTGAAGGGGCTGATATGATTGATATTGGTGCTCAATCTACACGGCCAATGGCCTCTAGGATATCTGCTGAAGAAGAATTAGATAGACTAATGCCTGTTTTAGAAGCTGTTGCAGGGATGCCGGAGGCAGAGGGAAAGCTCATATCAGTGGATACTTTCTATTCAGAAGTTGCTTCTGAAGCAGTTAGCAAAGGGGCTCATCTTGTAAACGATATATCTGCTGGGCAATTAGATTCTAACATGCTTAGGGTGGTTGCTGGCCTTAGGGTTCCATATATTGCAATGCACATGAGAGGGGAACCACATACAATGCAAAATAGCGAAAACTTGCAGTATGATGATGTTTGTAAGCAGATAGCGTCTGAAATATACTCAAGGGTTAAGGATGCAGAATTATCAGGTATCCCAGCTTGGAGGGTAATTATTGACCCTGGAATTGGATTCTCAAAGAAAACTGAACATAATTTGGACATCCTAGTGGGATTACCAAACATCCGTGCCGAGATTGCAAGGAAAAGTTTTGGTGTCTCTCATGCTCCCATGCTGATTGGACCCTCCAGAAAGAAATTTTTAGGTCACATTTGCTCTCGAATTGCTGCAGATGAGAGAGATCCTGCCACTATTGCTTGTGTCACTGCCGGTGTTTTGGGTGGAGCAAATATTGTACGAGTACATAATGTAAGAGACAATGCAGACTCTGTGAAGGTTTGTGATGCAATGCTGAAACAGAGGAGCACCAAAAATCTCTCTTGA